aatcaGAACTACGTCAGGTTGGGCAGCAAAAGGTTTCAGAGACAGATtaagggaagagaggaaaaataattcacaaaatttGCCATCATTGGCATGGGATAGGGGGAATTAAATACATATTCAAGTCTTTTCAAAGGTCTTTTGGAGACAATTGAAGGCATCTAAACAGTCTGTGGCCAACCTGGCCCACATCAGGAGACTGTATCTTTGAGCTTGGAGACGATTTTCTTATCCTTCACTCTTCTGTTCTGAAACCAAATGGTCACTTGTCTCTCAGATAGGTTCGTGGCAGCCGAGATACGCCGCCGCTTGTCCTTGTTAATGAACTTGTTAATGGCATACTcattctccagttctttgagctGCAGTTTGGTGTAGGGcaccctcttcttccttccccgTCGGTAGACACACATGTCTGGCTGATTTAGAGCCACATCCCCTGGTACAAACAACAGCATGGGAAAAATTAGACTGGGATATTCGGAGCACCTACCTGGGGACTGTGTGGAGGGgtgcagaaaataaagaaaaccaggCTGTTCAAACTTTATTGTGATTTACATACACATAATATTTACACATTAAAGAAAGATTATTTGTGCTTCAAAACAAAAGCTAATTTGATGGATCATCATGGTTTCTCAAAACGGCATCTTAACAAGCCTGCAATTTTATGTCATGGTTATTAGGCTAATTCATAAGGAGAGTTTCTGCAAATGCTGGTCGCATACATACAAAcgcactcatacacacacacacacacacacatacatattcagGTATTTTGCTCCAAGGTTTGATTTCCCATGTCCCTGTGTTTGGAGCTTGTGGGCTCTGTCTAAAAAGCTTTAATGGTAACTTTGAGGGCAGCCATGCCCTTGCAAAGTAGGGGCCCAACTCTGTGGCACTTCTTAGGAAAGAAGCCTCAttaggaggagagggagaggcctGAGCTAAGGGCACAAACAGGCTCAAATTTAGGAGAAAAAACTGTGCCTGCGCTGCACACATAAAGGAAAGGGTTGTGTGAGAGAGAGGCAGTTTAAAATGAAGGAAGGATACAGATTTCACACGAACTGGACAAACTTCCACTGAGTTAACTCTGGTCAGGCATGGAGCACAGGCACCCACTCCAAAGTAGGAGCGTACATTCTTAgtcctttctttttatctctctccccctccctggtgtccttcccttttctccaccgCCCCTACCTGGAAAGGACGATTTCCAAAAGTGGGAGCCCTGTGGCTGGTCCTTGGCGCAGTACACTTGGCTGTTCCACCCGTTAGCCAGCGTCCAGGACTGGTAGCCCTCCATAGAGATGTACGCCTCGTGTCGAGGCTCCCCGGAGCCAAAGGTGGACACCATGTCAATATAGCCCGGCACGTGCTGGTAGGGGCTCGTGTAGCCCTGGTAGAAGGACACTTCCTTGGCTCGCGCGGGCACCTCGTTGGCCGGTACGCTGCTGCTCGCCAGGCCCGACACGTCCATGTACTTCTCCACGGGGAAGCCTCCCAGCGAGGCATGCGGCGATGACTTGAGCGCATTCTGTTGTAAGCCCACGCCGTGCGACATACGGCAGCTATAGTAGCCGTTGCCGAAGTGGTAGCCATAGCCCAGCGCTGGAGCGCCCGGGGGCGCTGCAGCGGCCGCAGCGGGAGCGGGTGCTGGGCACTCTTTGGCGGGGGGAGCCTCTGGGCGCGCCGCGACCACAGCCGAAGATGACGACGACGAGGCGGAGCCTGTGCGCTCAGAGGTCCCCGGGTATGCGAAGCCAGAGgcagccgctgccgccgccgccgccgccgctgccgccgccgccgcccgccctgAATGTGTCCCGGCGAACACCGGCGCGGAGAGGAAGCCGCGGCACTGGCCTTgggccgccgcggccgccgccgccgccaccgacGATGAAGAAGAGGAAGCCGGGGCGGCCCCGGCGGCCCCGCTATCTGCCCGCAGCCCGTCCATGTCCCAGCTCCCGGCGCGGCTCATGGCCCGGCCTGGCCTGGCCCGGGCCCTGGCCCCGGCCCCGCGCAGGACACCATGGCGCGGCgcgcctcctccctcctctcctttctctctggtGCGCTCGCTCCCGCCCTCTTCCTCTcgccctctctccctctgctagcctcccgcctcccgcccgCCCGCCCTCCAACAGGTTAGCTCATCGCGGGACGTTTATAAAAACGAAGTTCAGGTTGGGAGGGGGCCTTGGGCCGGTCGGGGGGCCGCCTCCCGCCCCGAGGGCGCCCGCCGGGGGCCGTGCCATTGGCTACACGGGGCCacgtgggggtggggtgcggggggAGCCTGGCTCCAGGCCCAAGCTGGGCTGGACCCACccaccccggcccccacccctcccttgcCCCTTGCGCAGTCCACCTCCCATTCCCGCCCTCCCCAAGACCCAGGCGTTTGCGCTGCAGCCAGCCCCACGAGTTGATTGCGCTACGGCCCATCCTGGGCCCTGTCTGCGACTGAGGCGGGCGCCGAGGCCTGCGCCTTGTCTCCGCAACGGCTGTTTTTGCCGCCTCTTCTCGGCTACCCCAGCTGCACAACAAAATGAAGACGACAGGCAGAGATGGTCAGAATGACGTGAAAACAGACCAATTTTTGATCCTGTTGCTTAATCTCTCGGTTAGCCGACCTCTAGACCCCAAACCAGAGGGAGCGAATTTTCCCTACGTTGCGCATTGGTACCAGGCAAAGGCATTTTTGAACATATAAGACCAATTGGAGCAGACCCTTCCTATACACACACGCTACCTCTCCGGAAAATACCGACGAAGCGCCCTTGGGGCTGGCGGCAGAGTCAAGTAAGTCAAGCAGAGGAAAGACCTGGCCTCGGTGCGCTGAGCCTGACAATCTGCCCCAGCGAGAAAAGTCCTTGGATGCCTGCTCCACGCTATTCACCTCTACACTAGTGCCAGCGGGGGAGTCGCCTCCAGAGCTGGGGTCCTCAGCCTCGGCGTGGCTTCTCCTGGCTGTCAGAAAGACCCTGTGAAAGGCGCCGGGGGAGAAAGCCACTCAGCCGCCCGCCGTGAAGGTTCTGCGCCTCACCGGCAGCCGACCGACCTCTTGCATTTTGCAGCCACCACCCACCCCCGCCCGTTACTCACACCAAATTAATTGAAAACTTCACTTTCCCAGGGACCTTTGTTTCGCTTCCTTTCCCAAGCTGCCAAATGCAGAGAACTGAGAGGGGCAAATTAA
The nucleotide sequence above comes from Eulemur rufifrons isolate Redbay chromosome 1, OSU_ERuf_1, whole genome shotgun sequence. Encoded proteins:
- the HOXD13 gene encoding homeobox protein Hox-D13; this translates as MSRAGSWDMDGLRADSGAAGAAPASSSSSSVAAAAAAAAQGQCRGFLSAPVFAGTHSGRAAAAAAAAAAAAAAASGFAYPGTSERTGSASSSSSSAVVAARPEAPPAKECPAPAPAAAAAAPPGAPALGYGYHFGNGYYSCRMSHGVGLQQNALKSSPHASLGGFPVEKYMDVSGLASSSVPANEVPARAKEVSFYQGYTSPYQHVPGYIDMVSTFGSGEPRHEAYISMEGYQSWTLANGWNSQVYCAKDQPQGSHFWKSSFPGDVALNQPDMCVYRRGRKKRVPYTKLQLKELENEYAINKFINKDKRRRISAATNLSERQVTIWFQNRRVKDKKIVSKLKDTVS